The following proteins are co-located in the Labrys monachus genome:
- a CDS encoding YoaK family protein translates to MLVREGEERSNDVDQKLACTLAAIAGALNTAAFYAVGFFAANMTGNVSSFSNNLALGNIVVGLFFLMIVSTFVAGAAVSTLLINAGRRKGINGIYAYSILLEAGLLALLGCADLWLPVGDRTPVLVLGLSFLMGLQNAVVTRISDARVRTTHVSGMSTDIGIELGMLIDIASGRESGANAGHYRDKLRLHGMTVLSFFAGGIVGVLVYRALEGAMLIATAALLFAIAMNGLVGARRLRILSQTE, encoded by the coding sequence ATGCTAGTCCGCGAAGGCGAGGAGCGCAGCAACGACGTCGATCAGAAGCTGGCCTGTACCCTGGCGGCGATAGCCGGCGCGCTGAACACGGCAGCCTTCTACGCGGTCGGCTTCTTTGCCGCCAACATGACCGGCAACGTCTCGTCCTTCTCGAACAATCTGGCCCTCGGCAATATCGTCGTGGGCCTGTTCTTCCTGATGATCGTGTCGACCTTCGTCGCCGGTGCGGCGGTGTCGACGCTGTTGATCAACGCCGGCCGGCGCAAGGGAATCAACGGCATCTATGCCTACAGCATCCTGCTCGAGGCGGGCCTCCTCGCGCTGCTCGGATGTGCCGATCTCTGGCTGCCCGTGGGCGACCGCACGCCAGTCCTGGTGCTCGGCTTGAGCTTCCTGATGGGATTGCAGAACGCGGTCGTCACCCGCATATCCGACGCCCGCGTCCGCACCACCCACGTCTCGGGCATGTCGACCGATATCGGCATCGAGCTGGGCATGCTGATCGACATCGCCAGCGGCCGCGAATCGGGGGCGAACGCCGGCCACTACCGGGACAAACTCCGGCTTCACGGCATGACCGTGCTTTCCTTCTTCGCTGGCGGCATTGTCGGCGTGCTCGTCTACAGGGCGCTCGAAGGCGCCATGCTGATCGCGACGGCGGCCCTGCTCTTCGCCATCGCCATGAACGGTCTCGTCGGCGCGCGGCGGCTGCGCATCCTGAGCCAGACGGAATAG
- a CDS encoding MarR family winged helix-turn-helix transcriptional regulator — translation METPCNCLALRQAARRVTQLYDLALAPLDLRATQYSLLSRTEALGPIALNRLAEVLVMDRATLGHNVRPLEARGLVRLDVGEDRRSRELSLTEAGRSLLAEARSPWRKAQQAFEDEIGAQTASALRAQLHRVAATEFALPGRESSEPAL, via the coding sequence ATGGAAACGCCGTGCAATTGCCTTGCCTTGCGGCAGGCCGCCAGGCGGGTGACCCAGCTCTACGACCTGGCGCTGGCACCGCTCGACCTGCGTGCGACGCAGTATTCGCTTCTCAGCCGGACCGAGGCGCTCGGCCCGATCGCCCTGAACCGGCTGGCCGAGGTGCTGGTGATGGACCGGGCGACGCTCGGCCACAATGTGCGCCCCCTCGAAGCGCGCGGGCTTGTCCGGCTGGATGTGGGCGAGGACCGCCGAAGCCGCGAATTGTCGCTCACCGAGGCGGGACGCAGCCTGCTGGCCGAAGCGCGGAGCCCGTGGCGCAAGGCGCAGCAGGCTTTCGAGGACGAGATCGGCGCGCAGACCGCATCGGCCCTGCGGGCCCAGCTCCATCGCGTGGCGGCAACCGAGTTCGCGCTCCCCGGGCGGGAATCCTCGGAGCCGGCGCTTTGA
- a CDS encoding MFS transporter: MTQQDAATGAAVRAGSARWVTGRRARVLLCASGVSFMIMLDSNIVAVSLPAIARDLGAVFADIEWVVSAYVLTFAALLMPAGALADRFGRRRLLIAGLAVFTLASLLCGLAPTVLVLNAARALQGVGAAIQLSAALAVLGHEFRGPERARAFAFWGTVIGVAVAAGPPLGGLITSAFGWRWAFLVNVPIGGALVALTASAVGESQDPDARRLDIAGIILLGSGLFCLVWALIGANADGWSGESTAMKLAAAAALLALFAVAETVQRRPMVDFGLFRRRTFLGSSVAMLGFASAAQVMMTYLPLYLQNVFGLSPALAGLGMLPFALPLFFCPRIAAGLAMRVSGRTLLAAGLAVVAAGNLATAAMVAMHLPYAVIAAGMLLTGCGAGLLNGETAKVSMSVIPPERSGMASGIGGTLRFVGLVTGITGLGAVLAGETGRQFARASAASGLADIGKAAARSMVSRIVAGDIEGAAAQVAAPARLAIAEIARRSFASGFATVLLAAGAIAVAAALLAFVLIDARETAPARPQDGAAPAAPAD; the protein is encoded by the coding sequence ATGACGCAACAGGATGCCGCCACCGGTGCGGCCGTTCGTGCCGGATCCGCGCGGTGGGTGACGGGACGCCGTGCGCGCGTGCTGCTCTGCGCCTCGGGCGTGTCGTTCATGATCATGCTCGATTCCAACATCGTCGCGGTGTCGCTGCCCGCCATCGCCCGCGACCTCGGCGCGGTCTTCGCCGATATCGAATGGGTGGTCAGCGCCTATGTGCTGACCTTCGCCGCCCTGCTCATGCCCGCCGGCGCCCTGGCCGACCGCTTCGGCCGCCGCCGGCTGCTGATCGCCGGGCTCGCGGTCTTCACCCTCGCCTCGCTGCTGTGCGGCCTGGCGCCGACCGTCCTCGTCCTCAACGCCGCCCGGGCCTTGCAGGGGGTCGGCGCCGCCATCCAGCTCAGCGCGGCGCTGGCCGTGCTCGGACATGAATTCCGCGGCCCGGAACGGGCCAGAGCCTTCGCCTTCTGGGGCACGGTGATCGGCGTGGCGGTCGCCGCCGGCCCTCCCCTCGGCGGGCTGATCACCTCCGCCTTCGGCTGGCGATGGGCCTTCCTCGTCAATGTACCGATCGGCGGGGCGCTCGTCGCGCTGACGGCGTCCGCGGTCGGGGAATCGCAGGATCCCGATGCCCGCCGGCTCGACATCGCCGGCATCATCCTGCTCGGCAGCGGCCTGTTCTGCCTGGTCTGGGCCCTGATCGGGGCGAATGCCGACGGCTGGTCCGGCGAGAGCACGGCGATGAAGCTCGCCGCGGCCGCCGCGCTGCTGGCGCTCTTCGCCGTCGCCGAAACGGTCCAGCGGCGGCCGATGGTCGATTTCGGGCTGTTCCGGCGGCGCACCTTCCTCGGCAGCAGCGTCGCGATGCTCGGCTTCGCCTCGGCCGCGCAGGTGATGATGACCTATCTGCCGCTCTATCTGCAGAACGTCTTCGGGCTCAGCCCGGCCCTTGCGGGGCTCGGCATGCTGCCCTTCGCCCTTCCCTTGTTCTTCTGCCCCCGCATCGCCGCCGGGCTGGCGATGCGCGTCTCCGGCCGGACATTGCTGGCGGCCGGCCTCGCCGTCGTCGCGGCCGGCAACCTCGCCACCGCGGCGATGGTGGCGATGCACCTGCCCTATGCCGTCATCGCCGCCGGCATGCTGCTGACCGGGTGCGGCGCCGGCCTGCTCAATGGCGAGACCGCCAAGGTCTCGATGAGCGTCATACCGCCGGAACGCAGCGGCATGGCCTCCGGCATCGGCGGCACGCTGCGCTTCGTCGGCCTCGTCACCGGCATCACCGGCCTCGGCGCGGTGCTCGCGGGCGAGACCGGGCGGCAGTTCGCCCGGGCGTCGGCCGCCTCCGGCCTTGCCGATATCGGCAAGGCGGCGGCCCGTTCGATGGTGTCGCGCATCGTCGCCGGCGATATCGAAGGCGCGGCGGCGCAGGTCGCCGCCCCGGCACGGCTCGCGATCGCCGAGATCGCGCGCCGGAGCTTCGCCTCGGGTTTCGCCACCGTGCTGCTGGCCGCGGGTGCCATCGCCGTCGCGGCTGCGCTGCTCGCCTTTGTCCTGATCGACGCCCGGGAGACCGCTCCCGCACGCCCGCAGGACGGCGCCGCGCCTGCAGCACCGGCCGACTGA
- a CDS encoding DUF1810 domain-containing protein, which yields MTDSDPFDLERFVTAQASVFDTAIEELKGGRKRSHWMWFVFPQLRGLGRSPTATFYGIASLDEARAYLGHALLGPRLHLATDTTLRIAGRSLNAIFGSPDDIKFHSSMTLFAVATGDDRAPFSTALDRWCGGRMDGATLALLGMPGRGG from the coding sequence ATGACGGACAGCGACCCCTTCGATCTCGAACGCTTCGTGACGGCGCAGGCCTCCGTCTTCGATACGGCGATCGAGGAACTGAAAGGCGGCCGCAAGCGGAGCCACTGGATGTGGTTCGTCTTTCCGCAATTGCGCGGCCTCGGCCGATCGCCGACCGCGACGTTCTACGGCATCGCCTCGCTCGACGAGGCCCGAGCCTATCTCGGGCATGCGCTGCTCGGCCCGCGACTGCACCTGGCCACCGACACGACGCTGCGGATAGCCGGGCGGTCGCTGAACGCGATCTTCGGCTCGCCCGACGACATCAAGTTCCACTCGTCGATGACGCTCTTCGCCGTCGCTACGGGCGACGACCGAGCCCCGTTCTCCACCGCGCTCGATCGCTGGTGCGGCGGTCGCATGGACGGGGCGACGCTCGCGCTTCTCGGCATGCCCGGCCGCGGCGGATAG
- a CDS encoding Bax inhibitor-1/YccA family protein: protein MLQVYNFMVAGLVLSGLAASLAIATGFYQQIAGTFAIWLVMLAPLVAIFFLTIRIERLSLGAAQAIFWIYAVLMGLSLAGIFLVYTGTSIAFTFFIAAATFGAMSLYGYTTGQDLTRFGSFLFMGLIGIVLAGLVNLFLASSAFQFAISVVGVVLFTGLTAYDTQRIRDVYLESDSELVAGKKAVIGALTLYLDFVNLFVMLLKFTGDRRR from the coding sequence ATGCTGCAGGTCTACAATTTCATGGTCGCCGGGCTGGTCCTGAGCGGGCTCGCCGCCTCTCTCGCGATCGCCACGGGCTTCTATCAGCAGATCGCCGGCACCTTCGCCATCTGGCTGGTGATGCTCGCCCCGCTTGTCGCCATCTTCTTCCTGACCATCCGCATCGAGCGATTGAGCCTGGGCGCGGCCCAGGCCATCTTCTGGATCTATGCCGTTCTGATGGGCCTGTCCCTCGCCGGCATCTTCCTGGTCTATACGGGCACCAGCATCGCGTTCACCTTCTTCATCGCCGCGGCCACCTTCGGCGCCATGAGCCTCTACGGCTATACGACGGGGCAGGATCTGACACGCTTCGGCTCCTTCCTCTTCATGGGGCTGATCGGCATCGTCCTGGCCGGCCTCGTCAATCTGTTTCTCGCCTCCTCGGCTTTCCAGTTCGCCATCTCGGTCGTCGGCGTCGTTCTGTTCACCGGCCTCACCGCCTACGACACGCAGCGTATCCGGGATGTCTATCTCGAAAGCGATTCCGAACTCGTCGCCGGCAAGAAGGCGGTGATCGGCGCTCTGACGCTCTATCTCGACTTCGTCAATCTGTTCGTCATGCTGCTGAAATTCACCGGCGACCGGCGCCGCTAG
- a CDS encoding flavin reductase family protein, producing MQELPLSKVYQWLEPGPVVLLTTARGGRRNVMTMSWHMMVEFTPPLVACVVSQGDYSFAALRATRECVIAIPTVDLAAKVVAVGNCSGRDVDKFGTIGLSPLPAQHVAAPLIAECLANLECRVVETRLVNRYDLFVLEVVKAWTDPARTERRTIHHRGYGTFVVDGETITLKSKMP from the coding sequence ATGCAGGAACTGCCGCTGTCCAAGGTGTATCAATGGCTCGAACCGGGGCCAGTGGTGCTGCTGACGACGGCGCGCGGAGGGCGCCGCAACGTCATGACGATGTCCTGGCACATGATGGTGGAATTCACGCCGCCTCTGGTGGCCTGCGTCGTCAGCCAGGGCGACTACAGTTTCGCGGCCCTGCGGGCGACGCGGGAATGCGTCATCGCCATTCCCACGGTCGACCTCGCGGCCAAGGTGGTCGCGGTGGGCAATTGTTCCGGGCGGGACGTCGACAAGTTCGGCACGATCGGGCTCAGCCCGCTTCCCGCCCAGCATGTCGCGGCGCCGCTGATCGCCGAGTGTCTCGCCAATCTCGAATGCCGGGTGGTGGAGACGCGCCTTGTGAACCGATATGATCTGTTCGTGCTCGAGGTGGTGAAGGCCTGGACCGATCCGGCGCGGACCGAGCGCCGCACCATCCATCATCGCGGCTATGGCACCTTCGTCGTCGACGGCGAAACGATCACGCTGAAATCGAAGATGCCGTAG
- a CDS encoding nitroreductase family protein: protein MDLMEALKTRRAVRDFTDEPVTATAIEGLVAAAVLAPSAMNRQPWAFAVVQGTARLRDLSEQARRHALAHVAPGSPMAGHLADHSFEIFHGAAALVIVCAAGGDRQSAEDCCLAGESLMLAAHAEGLGTCWIGLARPWLAEASVKAELGISADLTPVAPIIVGHPRARPAATPRRPPAITWCR, encoded by the coding sequence ATGGACCTGATGGAAGCTTTGAAGACGCGGCGCGCGGTCCGGGACTTCACGGACGAGCCGGTCACTGCCACCGCCATCGAAGGCCTCGTCGCCGCGGCGGTCCTGGCCCCGAGCGCCATGAATCGGCAGCCATGGGCCTTCGCCGTCGTGCAGGGGACGGCGCGGCTGCGCGACCTCTCGGAGCAGGCCCGACGCCACGCGCTCGCGCATGTCGCGCCGGGATCGCCCATGGCCGGCCATCTCGCCGACCATAGTTTCGAGATCTTCCACGGGGCGGCGGCGCTGGTGATCGTGTGCGCCGCCGGCGGCGATCGCCAGTCGGCCGAAGATTGCTGTCTCGCCGGCGAAAGCCTGATGCTGGCGGCGCATGCCGAAGGGCTCGGAACCTGTTGGATCGGCCTGGCGCGCCCGTGGCTCGCGGAGGCTTCCGTCAAGGCGGAACTCGGCATTTCCGCGGATCTGACCCCGGTCGCACCGATCATCGTCGGCCATCCCCGTGCAAGGCCGGCCGCCACGCCCCGCAGGCCGCCCGCCATCACCTGGTGCCGGTGA
- the ppsA gene encoding phosphoenolpyruvate synthase, with product MTDPSSVTASSGYIRWFDSLRLEDVPLVGGKNASLGELYRELAARNVLVPNGFTLTVKAYYDALQSADAWPALHALLDGLDLGDIALLASRAEEARRIVYRATGSEALRAQIAAAYRQLEAQYGPGVAVAVRSSATAEDLPTASFAGQHESFLNISGADDLFEACRRCFASIFTDRAIVYRVNNQFDHFKVGLSVGVMKMVRSDRASSGVIFTLDTESGFRDVVFITGSYGLGENVVQGKVDPDEFFVHKPTFRQGHRAVLRRVLGTKQLTMTWKQGHTGSTTQDEPTPPERRERFCIADDDVLSLADYALAIEDHYSRRAGRPTPMDIEWAKDADDGKLYIVQARPETVASRKSGTVLETYTLTGQGRVLASGKAIGEKIGQGVVRVVRSAADLASFQPGEILVTSSTSPDWEPVMKMASAIVTDRGGRTCHAAIVARELGVPAVVGTDTATAVLQTGARVTVSCAGGEAGAVYEGDVAFEVARADMRDLTLPRTGIMVNLGNPDLAFRTAMMPNAGVGLARMEFIIGEHIGVHPMALAHPERVSADDQARIAARAVAFSSPRDYFVRTLAEGIGTIAAAFHPRPVIVRLSDFKTNEYARLLGGAPFEPQEANPMLGFRGASRYAHPAYADGFALECEALSHVREVMGLTNLVVMVPFCRRVAEARQVLDAMARNGLAQGKNGLEIYVMCEIPNNVVQVDAFAAVFDGFSIGSNDLTQLTLGVDRDSDMLAFDFDERDPGMLQMLRLAVEGARRNHRKVGICGEAPANFPDLVGFLVEIGIDSISVNPSSLLRTIGVVQKAEEERARRAA from the coding sequence ATGACCGATCCCTCCTCCGTCACTGCTTCGTCAGGCTATATTCGCTGGTTCGACAGTCTTCGACTCGAGGATGTTCCGCTGGTCGGGGGGAAGAACGCGTCTCTCGGCGAGCTCTATCGCGAGCTCGCGGCTCGAAATGTCCTCGTGCCGAACGGCTTCACGCTGACCGTCAAAGCCTATTACGACGCGCTCCAGAGCGCGGATGCCTGGCCTGCCCTGCATGCCTTGCTGGACGGACTGGACCTCGGCGACATCGCCCTGCTGGCCAGTCGTGCGGAGGAGGCCCGCCGGATCGTCTATCGGGCGACCGGCAGCGAGGCGCTCCGCGCGCAGATCGCCGCCGCCTATCGCCAGCTCGAGGCGCAGTACGGGCCGGGCGTCGCCGTGGCGGTGCGCAGCTCGGCAACGGCGGAGGACCTCCCGACGGCGAGCTTCGCCGGCCAGCACGAAAGCTTTCTCAACATCTCCGGCGCCGACGACCTGTTCGAGGCTTGCCGCCGCTGCTTCGCCTCGATCTTCACCGACCGGGCGATCGTCTACCGGGTCAACAACCAGTTCGATCACTTCAAGGTCGGCCTTTCGGTCGGCGTGATGAAGATGGTCCGGTCGGACCGGGCGTCGAGCGGCGTCATCTTCACGCTCGATACGGAATCGGGGTTTCGCGACGTCGTCTTCATCACCGGCTCCTACGGTCTCGGCGAGAACGTCGTGCAGGGCAAGGTCGATCCGGACGAGTTCTTCGTCCACAAGCCGACCTTCCGGCAGGGGCATCGCGCCGTGCTGCGCCGCGTTCTCGGCACCAAGCAGCTCACGATGACCTGGAAGCAGGGACATACGGGCTCGACGACGCAGGACGAGCCGACGCCGCCGGAGCGCAGGGAGCGTTTCTGCATCGCCGATGACGACGTCCTCTCCCTGGCGGATTACGCCCTCGCCATCGAGGATCACTATTCCCGCCGCGCGGGCCGCCCGACCCCGATGGACATCGAATGGGCCAAGGATGCCGATGACGGGAAACTCTACATCGTCCAGGCCAGGCCGGAGACGGTCGCCTCGCGCAAGTCCGGCACCGTTCTGGAGACCTACACGCTGACCGGTCAGGGACGGGTCCTGGCGAGCGGGAAGGCGATCGGCGAGAAGATCGGGCAGGGCGTGGTCCGCGTGGTCCGCTCCGCCGCGGACCTCGCATCCTTCCAGCCCGGCGAGATCCTGGTGACCTCGTCCACCAGCCCCGATTGGGAACCGGTGATGAAGATGGCCTCGGCGATCGTCACGGACCGGGGCGGGCGCACCTGCCACGCCGCCATCGTCGCGCGCGAACTGGGGGTGCCGGCCGTGGTCGGAACCGACACCGCGACCGCCGTTCTCCAGACCGGCGCCCGCGTCACCGTATCCTGCGCAGGCGGGGAGGCGGGGGCGGTCTATGAGGGCGATGTCGCGTTCGAGGTCGCGCGGGCGGACATGCGCGATCTCACCCTGCCGCGTACCGGCATCATGGTGAATCTCGGCAATCCCGATCTCGCCTTCCGGACCGCGATGATGCCCAATGCCGGCGTGGGCCTCGCCCGGATGGAGTTCATCATCGGCGAGCATATCGGCGTTCACCCGATGGCGCTGGCGCATCCCGAACGCGTGTCGGCCGACGATCAGGCGCGCATCGCCGCGCGGGCCGTCGCGTTTTCCTCGCCGCGCGACTATTTCGTCCGGACCCTCGCCGAAGGGATCGGCACGATCGCCGCCGCCTTCCACCCCAGGCCCGTGATCGTCCGCCTGTCGGATTTCAAGACGAACGAATATGCCCGCCTCCTCGGCGGTGCGCCGTTCGAGCCGCAGGAGGCCAATCCGATGCTGGGCTTTCGCGGTGCGTCCCGCTATGCCCATCCGGCCTATGCCGACGGCTTCGCGCTCGAATGCGAGGCCCTCAGCCACGTTCGCGAGGTCATGGGGCTGACCAATCTGGTCGTCATGGTGCCGTTCTGCCGCCGCGTGGCGGAAGCCCGCCAGGTGCTGGACGCAATGGCGCGCAATGGCCTCGCGCAGGGGAAGAACGGACTCGAAATCTATGTGATGTGCGAGATTCCGAACAATGTCGTCCAGGTCGACGCCTTCGCCGCCGTGTTCGACGGCTTCTCGATCGGCTCCAACGACCTCACCCAGCTCACGCTCGGCGTCGATCGCGACTCGGACATGCTCGCCTTCGATTTCGACGAGCGCGATCCCGGCATGCTCCAGATGCTGCGCCTTGCCGTCGAGGGGGCCAGGCGCAATCACCGCAAGGTCGGCATTTGCGGGGAGGCGCCCGCCAATTTTCCCGACCTTGTCGGCTTCCTGGTCGAGATCGGCATCGACTCGATCAGCGTCAACCCGTCCAGCCTGCTGCGCACCATCGGCGTCGTGCAGAAGGCGGAGGAAGAGCGCGCCAGGCGGGCGGCATAG